The genomic stretch TCCAAGAGATTCAGGTCTTTGTCCTCAGCTATTAGGAGGAGTCCCATGGAATGTTCTGCCTTATCAGGGTGTGTTTTCAAGGGGGCTTTGCTTACTTGAAGTCTAATAATGTAATTGCCGTGGGAGACACCTCTGTCAGTTCATTCTACAGGCAGAAGTATTAAATTGAAAATAGATTATGCTGATTCTTGATACCGATCTAATTCTCTGAAAATTTCTTGGTAATTTGAATGCTTTTAATGACATTAAACTCAcctattgattttaaatttaaaaagtgagtttGAATTTTATGTTAAGATTTATGAAGTTTTAGTTTTAGAAGAGGGGAGTAGCCAACTTTTCCTATGCTTCTGTTCCATTAATATTAATGAGTCCTCAGAGATTAGGATAACATGAACCAATCTGGCTAATTATGAGCTCTGTTTATGGAGCTCTCAGATCCAGACAATCATAAACAATCAGCCTGTGCCCTGCAGCCTCTGGGTCCCAGTCCAGTTGGATCTGTGTGTCTCCTCTTTCCAGAGTCATTGTCTGCATTGGAGGTCCATGCCTGAGTCTGTCCTCCTGCCAGTTCTGAGGACGGAGCCTGACTCTCTGCCACTTACCAGGCAGGGGAAAGGCAATGGATCGTCATTCCTTGGTCATGCCCCAGCATAGAGGCAGCACTGACTGGTGAGTGTGGTGGGAGAAACTGGATGCAGGAGGGACTCAGAGAGCATGAATTCCTCATTATCCAGACAAGCAGCTGAAGTGTCCAGATGGAGGCCCCCAAATGCAAAGTTTTAACTCAGAGgcccatgaaataaaaaaaatttaagttaaaaaataaattgacaccataattatatatatatgtatgtgggatagagtgtgataatttgatacatggaTACAATATGTCATGATCAAATCTgggtaattagcattttcatctccttaaacatttattatttctttgtgttggcaGCATTCAAATGCctcttttctagttctttataaaatatctaataatttTTTGTAAACTTTACCTACCCTACTGTTCTATAGAACACTAGAATTTATTGCTCCTAGATAACTGTATTTTGGTACCTGTCATCAAATCTCCCTCTTTCCCACTTCTTCCTACCTTTCCCACTCTCTGTGACCACTATTCTAGTTTGTAGTCTTGGTTCTGATGAGGATCCAAGACCTCTCGTTCAGACTTCTGCTCTCCTTCCACACTAGTTCTAGCTCTGGTGGGTATCTTTGTCACTAGGGCAAGAAATGGATCTCTCTAAACTGTCTCTTATGTGCTCTAAAATGATTGCAAAGGCCATCATGAGGATAAGAATGACAGATGATTGCAACTATGATGTCATGAATCTTTATCAAACTTTCCCAAGTGCCAGACTCTATGTAGTTAATTTAATTTCATCTGCAATGATCACTCCCAGGTGTAAACATTATTGTTCCTTTACTTGAAAGGAATGGAAAACTTCTTATGTAACTTGCACCATATTCTGGGATGGAATGGGGTGAATTGAACATTTTGACTCCAGACACAGGGACCTGTCCAGGATTCTCCTGCAGCAACCCAAACAgccatttctctttctgtagctCCCAGCAGAACCCTCTTCTCACTCTGTTCTTTCCTTTAGGGATTCCTGGTAATCTCCGAGAGAACAGGGGTGCCCCTAGCTGTACCAACCACAGGAAGGATGACTGAGATTGTACATGGGCAATCACAGAAAGAGCTCATGAACATTCAGGAAAGCTCTCTCTCTTGCCCCTTCTCCTGAACTGGCACTTCAGTTATCTACTTACTCTTCCACTCCTGAAACTTGGCTCTTCTCCATCATACTTAGGAAACTGGAATCTGTTAAAAGATGTGCAAGAGAAGTGCCATTTTTTTGAGACCTGTGGATTTTTGCTTTAAGCCAGACTGAAGAAATTTATTGTGtctctgaggaaaaaaataattttgaaaactttgctCTGCTCATTATTTGTGTGATAAGAAGCAAGTTATTATTTCTGAGCCTCAACTCAACCTGTACCTCAGAGTCAGTTCCTAGGAGTTGAGAGACTACACTGAGTCAAGATTAAATAGATTATCAAGGACAAAAAATAaggtattatttttgttgttaaaactAAGCCTCACAGTATTCAACTAAAATATCTTGTGACATGAAGATTGGATTTTCAATagctttttgaaaataaaaaagctttttatttttgttcctgtaTTAGCAGATACTAGGAAGTTGGAGCAAATGACTGAAtctcattcatttctgttttcctagagcatctttgaaacaaaattgcctagaaaaacaacaatgataaAAATCTGTTAGTGTGGCCAATATGGCATGCGCATCCTGGGGTGTATTCCTACCTGTGCCTTTATATGTTTAGGGATGTCCCATAGGAAAAGAGACAAGATCAAATTGCACTTATTTGAGTTCGTTTCATGACATTTCCATGGAACCTGTTATTTTCCATGTCATTGCAACTACAGCATTCAATTTCCCCCAAACCATTGTAGAGATTATAAACACgaaaaaagaggcagaaaaaaaaggggtgggtAAATATAGTTGCATGGGCTGAGAAACCTACCAGAATTTCAAGTCTCCTGTGCTCCAGTGCTCTGAGACCAGAGAGACTTATCTTCTCTACCACAGAAGCAACAAAAGGGCTTAAAACTGTGTAGGATTGTACTTTATGAATAGGTCTAGAATAAATTCCAAGATGATTCAGATTCTGATTACAAAACAatggacaaatatttattaagtttagGGACCCTACATCTCTAGAGTTTAGTATTATTCTTCCCATTTCCAGGTAGGGAGAGCTAGTATAGAGAGGTggagagttttttctttttatatgtaacACACCGTGAGTGTTAAGACATGAGTCTTAGACCTTGGTCTATTGACTGTAGTCTCAGGACTTTGTCTCCTCAGGAGATATGAGTTAGTTTTCTTGTCAAACCTACTTGAGCATGAACCAAGGCAGaaacattgattctttttttttttttttgaaacattgaTTCTTTCTCTTGCAATTCAGTGAGTTCATCTGTGAAGTAGGGGAATGAACCGGTGGTTTATACGGGCATTTCTGACATGAGTATACAACTTTTAAAGTGAATAATAGTGCATTTTACAACCAAGTTTGGACATCTGAGACATGGAAATATAATTCCCTATGTAAGATGAGAATTCTCACATGGAATTCTCAATTACATTAGACACACTTCAAGAATATTTCTTATTgatatcttttttgttgttgttttgtttggtattggggattgaacccaggggtgctttgattttttatatagagacagggtctcactaagttgcttagggcctcactaagttgctgaggccagctttgaacttgtgatcctcctggctcactCTCcggagttgctggcattacaggtatgtgccactgaggTTGGATATCCTAAGAGAAAGTATTTGATagcaactgatttttttctaatgggaaaataattgtaggcaataaatagtaaaaattgaACATATATCTTTTTTACAACTCAAACAGCTATCTTCCATGCACACATCATATACAAATTCTCACTTCTGTGATGAGAGAAGTGTGAGAATTTTCATAGGATTGTTGTAATgagaaattgataaataaaatgaaatccagTCCTCAGGTAATATTATGCATCAAAGTGTTATATCTAAGCATATGTACTTTGCAGAAAGACTTTAGTTCAGTGTTTTAGTAAAATGTTAGATGTAATATAGAACAATACATTGGTTACATAGATTTTCAAGAAAATTACACATAAGTAAATCAATACTAATGTTATAGAATCATTGACAAAATATACTTACCAAATTCATGACAGTGTTTGCATTTGGGGGACAGATGTGCAGAGGAATGGGATTATGCATAGatataagaaaactaaaaatttattggtaatatttcagatttctataaaatagaagtTCTGAAGCAAATAtggaaatgtttatatttttaatacaggTAGTAGGTATTATTAATAACATATATACTATTAATGGAGCATTTTCTGTGTGTGGCAATATTCTAAGACATTGATTCTTGACCCTGGACCACTAAGAACCACACGTGTAGGGATAATTATTTAATTGGTTCTAAACTGTGGCAGAGCATCAGTATAGTTTAAATGCCCACAGGTAAATATAATGATCAACAAGGATTGATGACCACTGGTCTAAGCACTTTGTTTCAGTTCATCCAATTTCTTAAACACACCACTGTAAGTTAAGTTCACCTATGATCTTCATTTTACCAATGTGGAAACGTCCCTGGTGTTTACTACATTAGCctgtctgtttttttcttttgtatttttactgaAATTAAGTTGTACCATATGCCAAGAGAAACAAGGAATACAGGTGCTCTCAGGGAGCTGGTGAAAGAGAACTGAAATTTTCATATCAGGAAAAACTGATGTGAATAGCTATTAATTAGGCATAAGAAGGCTAGGTGTCAGGCTTCGGTTTGGAGCACCCATGGCCCTAAATTCCTCAAATGTCAGCAAATGGGTTGAATTTCATGAGGACACAACATGCTTAAGATTAGAAATTCATTTAAACTTGATCCAATTACTCTACACCGGAGATctaagatggtggactagagggtgactgcatctcccatcactccagaactcaggattcaagaaggggaggtattgagaggctctgaccaacatagagctgcggggtgagtctctcccaccgggtgaagctcggcccaggcggcaggcccggacagagggcagcttcttggagcagggcagggcagcgagagtcttccccaagcagccctgttcCTTCCGGTGGCAGGTGTgatccacagtcagcttcttggagcagacccgCTCAGTGacaggatttccacacagaacctgcccccagccctggacccagtagcaggctaggagcagctttctttggaagcactgcattatcaagttcctccaagacttcaggctactgaaggctgggaggtgatatactggaaatctacagggacactataagccaatagagaaaatctgcaatatctcagagtctcactaatatttgaccaatataagaaaaaaggGAAGTAAATGTCCCAATTACTCTACACTATATACACATATCTTAATGTCACTCTATATCTCTAAAAAATGACTGTAGTTtgtcagtgaaataaaaaaatcccatttaAGTACTTTAACCAAGCCAAACAAGTTTGAAATACCCGATGTTTCCTTGAGATTGTGTAAGATTGAGAAGTTAATactgaataaaatgagaattattagaaagaaaatatttcttaaatgctaATTATTATTTGTGTAATGATTTGGATGTTTATTGTACACTGATGACATCTATGGGATCAGTGATGCTGTATGATTTAGTATATTTAACCAACACGTTTGTCAAAATCTGAAGTACATTAGACCAAGGTTAGATGTAATAttagagaagaattaaaaaagaTCTCCTACATTTTTGAGTGAGTGTTCAATTCTATAAAGGAACAAATTCAGAAGAACAAAAAGGATGAAAATTCATGAAGATAACTGGTAAGATAAAAATGCTTTATGATTATGAACATTTGACTTTGAGTTAGAATCCAGATACTTTGGTTATAGCACTTATAGAGCTTGTCAATATTATATATTAAGAGATTGCATTGTATTTGAATAAAATAGGACtgctttttactttcttataatTAGAATGGTCTTTTTCTTAAAGTCGAAAggatatttatctttgttttgtcttaaacaaatattttaccataattatgtatttatctctaatgctttttgattttaaaacataactttAGTTGAGTGTTTCCAAGGGTGTTGTGTACAGAAAAAGGTGAATAGCACAAAAATCAGTGATGAAGGAGTTCTAAGATGTTTGAGTTTGTCACAACTAAGAAAGAATGCTGAGGGTATATGGCCCTTATATGAAAAGAATTTACTAGTGAATTACCTTAATCCAAAATAATAGACAGTGCTGCATACTGGTTtgcttatttactttttctaatcttcttttcattttcaacagGTGTCCATCCAATATAGAACCACAGAATGTAACACATGTCTCAGAATTCCATCTCATGGGACTCTCAGAAGATCCAGAcctgcagcccatcctctttggactgttcctgtccatgtacatGGTCACAGTgtttgggaacctgctcatcatcctggctgtcagctctgactcccacctccacacccccaagtacttcttcctctccaacctgtccttgatTGACATCAGTTTCACCTCTACCACAGTCCCAAAGATGATTGTGGACATCCAAACTCACAGCAGAGTCATCTCATATGCAGGCTGCCTGACTCAGATGtctttttttatgctttttggATGTTTGGATAGTCTGCTTCTAAGTGTAATGGCCTATGACAGGTTTGTGGCCATTTGCCACCCACTACACAACCAGGTCATTATGCACCCTTGCCTTTGTGGCTTCTTGGTTTTGTTGTCAGTTCTCATTAGCCTTTTGGTTTCCCAGCTGCACAATTCAATGGTGTTACAACTTACCTACTTCAAGAATGTGgagatttctcatttcttctgtgacccttcCCAGCTCCTCAACCTTGCCTGTTCTGACACTTTTACCAATAACATAGTCATGCATTTTGTTGGTGCCATCTCTGGTTTTCTTCCTATCTCAGGGATCTTCTTCTCTTACTATAAAATAGTTTCCTCTATTCTGAGAGTTCCATCATCAGGTGGGAAATATAAAGCCTTCTCCACTTGTGGGTCTCACCTGTTAGTTGTTTGCTTAATTTATGGGACAGGCCTTGGGGTGTATCTTAGTTCAGCTGTCTCACTTTCTCCTAGGAAGGGTGCAGTAGCTTCAGTAGTGTATACTGTAGTTATGCCTATGCTCAACCCTTTTATATACAGCCTTAGGAACAAGGACATCAAGAGGGCCATGTGGAAGCTCTTCAGAAAAATAGTCTAGTCTCAGGACCTGTGGCATCCCTTTGTAGTGCTGGTTGGCAAAGGCAGCAAAACTAAACATCGAGACCTGCAAATCTGATCTCCTTCATCACATCATGTTTTAGCTCTTatgcttttcattccttttcctatttcctatctaaatattacttttttaaaaaatctgtctttaGTGAAACTGTGggaatattctgtattttttgtaTAGGTTATTCATGCATTTCTGAATTCTATTATACTTATGCAACTTCTGCATTTGGATTAATGATCCAAGTATCTCAGAAAGATGAAATCTTTTTATGTacttaaaatttcttataattaaCATATTTTCAACAACTCCTGTATATTTGCCATACAAAATTTGTATGtatcaaaaatttatttgtgcAGGTTATCTTTTAGGATGCATATTACTAGTCCTCAAGATTGCCTTTATGGGAAGCACCCAGGGATCTTTAAAAACACTGATGCCTGAGTATCACcaccagagattctgatttattGAATTGCTGTGTGGCTTGAAACAGAACAGCTTGAAACAGGTGCCCAAGGATTTTACTAAGCAATCTGCTGATAATCTTTTAGGAGTTTCCTTgtatgtgatgaattacttttcCCTTGATGCTGCCATGGTTCTATCTTTGTGACTTTTGATGATTTGACTATAAGATGTCTCATTATGGGTGTCTTTGGATTTATCagagtttatttaatttttgaatatgtatgtctattttcttcttcaaatttgggaagtttaaaattacagtaattatttaaaaaatgtaatctcTATCTCTTTCACTCTATTCCCTTTCTGAAACTCCGCTAATGCAAAAAATTCAGCTTTATGGTTTCTCATAAAACCTTTAGTAtctcttcacttttatttattcctttttcttttacttaatttattcaataatttcaaatgataTGTCCTTAAGtgcactgatttttttcctctgcttgatTGAGTCTATTATGAACACTATTGAATATTTCAATTTACTTATTGTATTCTTAAACtccaaaatttttgtttctttttaataatttaaaagactttaataGTCTTTAATAGTCTTTAATAGTCTCATTTTGTTCTTGCATTGTTTCCCTGATTTTGTTGTCTGTTTGTGTTCTCTTTTAGCTTACTGATTATCCTTCAGGTGGATATTTTGAATTTGTTGTCAGATAAGTCATAGATTTCATTTAAGGAAGATTTCATaatcattttatgaatatttagtttatttctctGGTTGGGTCATGCTTCCATGTTTCTGTGCAGGCCTTGTGCTCTTGCTCTTGAGAAAATAGCTACTTCTCAGTTTTTATGGATTGGCTTCATATAGTAGAAGACTTTCACCAATAGACTGATAGaaactttagggctggggatgtagctcagtggaagggcatttgcccagcatatgtgaggacctggatttaatccccagaataaaaacaaataaacaaacaaaaagcctaGAAATTCTCAAACGTTTTCAGAGAATGAATTTTCTCTGGCTTATTTGTGTAATGTTAGCCATTAGGAGGTTTACCTTTGTTTTCAAGAGTCCATCGTTTCTTGTCCCACCTGTCATCTGTTTGTGGTACTGCAGTCTAAGGCTGCCTTAATGTTATTCCCTGTGGCCTCTTTCCAGGCATTCCAAGTGCATTGTCTTTCTCTTTAGTGCTCCAAGTCAGACAGACATAAGCCAGTCCTGGCAGCCCACTAGAAAGATACTACTTTAGATGAATATTctaccttcttcttcttctgggcAGAACTTGGGAATTTTCTCCTGATTCTGCCGTGCTGCTTCTGGGAAGGAGTGGGTCCTTAAAGGGCAAATCCAGCAAGATTTCTCGACAACTTTGATTCACTTCTTCATGGATTTGGGTTTCTCTCATGTGCTAATACCTCTTGACTAGTTCATGGAGTTCTCACAAAGGCAACTTGGTCCATCTATGTTGTTAAGTGAGTGTCTCCGTGGAGGAATTAAGGTTTGGCCCTTAGCAGTTCATCATCTCACTGATGTTATTATGGCcaaaagtttatttcattaaaaggaagaaaatggcatCTGCAAATGAGCAAAGTTTGTGATGCAGTGGGGATTTTTACTCTGGTGGTGGCCTTGTTCCTAGGATGGGAGAAAGTGCAGGTGATTAGCATGGGAGAGGCCTTTAATGGCTGTTTTCTGTTTTagtattgttttg from Sciurus carolinensis chromosome 17, mSciCar1.2, whole genome shotgun sequence encodes the following:
- the LOC124968936 gene encoding olfactory receptor 18-like, encoding MDRHSLVMPQHRGSTDWCPSNIEPQNVTHVSEFHLMGLSEDPDLQPILFGLFLSMYMVTVFGNLLIILAVSSDSHLHTPKYFFLSNLSLIDISFTSTTVPKMIVDIQTHSRVISYAGCLTQMSFFMLFGCLDSLLLSVMAYDRFVAICHPLHNQVIMHPCLCGFLVLLSVLISLLVSQLHNSMVLQLTYFKNVEISHFFCDPSQLLNLACSDTFTNNIVMHFVGAISGFLPISGIFFSYYKIVSSILRVPSSGGKYKAFSTCGSHLLVVCLIYGTGLGVYLSSAVSLSPRKGAVASVVYTVVMPMLNPFIYSLRNKDIKRAMWKLFRKIV